A window of the Paraburkholderia sp. ZP32-5 genome harbors these coding sequences:
- a CDS encoding CbtB domain-containing protein: protein MTEAVFDPAAQPAAQPTPIPLRELLPWVVFGGLLLLLALYFVGAEEGATSLVPGMYVHEFVHDGRHLLGFPCH, encoded by the coding sequence ATGACCGAAGCTGTTTTCGATCCCGCTGCGCAGCCAGCAGCCCAGCCCACACCGATCCCTTTGCGCGAATTGCTGCCGTGGGTGGTGTTCGGCGGTTTGCTGTTGTTGCTCGCGCTTTACTTCGTTGGTGCGGAAGAGGGTGCCACGTCGCTCGTGCCGGGTATGTACGTGCATGAGTTCGTACACGACGGCCGCCATCTGCTCGGCTTCCCCTGCCACTAA
- a CDS encoding histidine phosphatase family protein produces the protein MDTRLLLISRAATPAQRAGRFPADDPLDARGRAEAEAARARLALPTDAIAFVSPAVCARETAAALGLVAASVDALADMNYGDWRGRRLAEIVAEAPRELAAWTREPDAAPPSGESFSQLVRRVGTWLDTAELNDTASNAANEESGQSEAKPDTSTHVRTIVAVTHAPLLRAAIVYALGASPAVFSRIEIAPLSVVELRRSRRGWTWWPAAIV, from the coding sequence ATGGATACGCGACTGCTACTGATAAGCCGCGCGGCGACGCCCGCGCAGCGCGCGGGACGCTTCCCCGCCGACGACCCGCTCGACGCACGCGGCCGCGCCGAAGCCGAAGCCGCGCGCGCACGTCTTGCACTTCCCACTGACGCCATCGCATTCGTGAGCCCGGCCGTCTGCGCACGCGAGACCGCCGCGGCGCTCGGCCTCGTCGCAGCGTCTGTCGATGCGTTGGCGGATATGAACTACGGCGACTGGCGTGGAAGACGTCTCGCGGAGATTGTCGCCGAAGCGCCGCGCGAACTCGCCGCGTGGACGCGCGAGCCCGACGCAGCGCCGCCCAGTGGAGAGTCGTTCAGTCAGCTCGTGCGGCGAGTCGGCACATGGCTCGACACAGCGGAGCTAAATGACACCGCAAGCAATGCGGCAAACGAGGAAAGCGGGCAAAGCGAAGCGAAGCCCGACACATCGACCCACGTACGCACGATAGTTGCCGTCACACACGCTCCGTTGCTGCGAGCCGCAATCGTGTACGCGCTCGGCGCATCGCCGGCGGTGTTTTCGCGCATCGAGATCGCGCCGCTATCGGTCGTCGAATTACGCCGCTCGCGACGCGGCTGGACATGGTGGCCTGCCGCTATCGTTTGA
- a CDS encoding CbtA family protein produces the protein MVGKLLVRGMLAGIVAGLLTFTFARIVGEPQVDQAISFEEKAAAARGEAPEPELVSRETQAGFGLLTGVVAYGVAFGGLFSLVFAYAYGRVGALSVRALSAWLALGAFITLVIVPNIKYPANPPSVGDPETIGTRTGLFFLMIAISLATMVFSLKVRRRAVAKLGAWNGSIVAGLVFVVIIAAVQLSMPVINEVPATFPAVLLWKFRVAAIGMQVIMWTTIGLLFGALVERSALMRTNARVVIKSA, from the coding sequence ATGGTAGGCAAATTGTTGGTGCGCGGGATGCTCGCGGGCATCGTCGCGGGCTTGCTCACGTTCACGTTCGCGCGAATCGTGGGCGAACCGCAGGTCGATCAGGCCATTTCATTCGAAGAGAAAGCCGCCGCCGCGCGCGGCGAGGCACCCGAACCCGAACTCGTGAGTCGCGAGACGCAAGCCGGTTTCGGCCTGCTGACCGGCGTGGTCGCGTATGGCGTGGCGTTTGGCGGACTGTTCTCGCTGGTGTTCGCATACGCATATGGACGGGTGGGCGCATTGAGTGTGCGCGCGTTGTCCGCGTGGCTCGCGCTCGGCGCGTTTATTACGCTGGTGATCGTGCCGAATATCAAGTATCCGGCCAATCCACCTTCGGTCGGTGACCCGGAGACGATCGGCACGCGCACGGGTCTGTTCTTTCTGATGATTGCGATTTCGCTGGCGACGATGGTGTTTTCGCTGAAGGTGCGCCGCCGTGCGGTCGCGAAGCTGGGCGCGTGGAACGGATCGATTGTCGCGGGGCTCGTGTTCGTCGTGATTATCGCGGCCGTGCAGTTGTCGATGCCCGTCATCAACGAAGTGCCCGCGACGTTCCCCGCGGTATTGCTGTGGAAATTCCGGGTCGCGGCGATCGGCATGCAGGTCATCATGTGGACGACGATCGGGCTGCTGTTCGGCGCGCTGGTCGAGCGCAGCGCGTTGATGCGTACGAATGCACGCGTGGTGATTAAGTCGGCATGA